A DNA window from Vigna angularis cultivar LongXiaoDou No.4 chromosome 1, ASM1680809v1, whole genome shotgun sequence contains the following coding sequences:
- the LOC108318828 gene encoding disease resistance protein RPV1 produces the protein MLGSSSSFPVSTSTTSYHVFLSFRGEDTRKNFISHLYAALQRKRIKAYIDERAQKGEEISLALQTAIEESKIYVLVFSENYASSTWCLKELTMILNCKKRYGRDVIPVFYKVDPSTVRKQEERYKEAFEEHEQLFKDDMEKVQGWKDALTEAAGLSGWDSNVIRSENTLVEGIVEDIMRKLNLYSISYNPGTIGIEKHIESIQLLMHFESSDIRIIGIWGMGGIGKTTISEQIYHTFTMQFDSRSLVLDTQEKIKRDGIDAVRKKYMPELLNEVPSLKGMRILIILDDVTDSVQLKQLLGRCDSFGQGSRIIITSRDKQVLKNAGADDIYEVKELNFPDSLKLFSLHAFKQNSSQETTYMDLAEEVLRYAKGIPLVLQILGSLLYGRTREAWESQLQKLKKSQHLKIFNVLKLSYDGLDDEEKNIFLDIACFNRGYEESLVIERLDDCGFSSKIGMDVLKDRCLISIVNGRIEMHDLIQEMGQEIVRQCPQYPEKCSRLFKADEILEVLKKNKGSDAIQCILLDLAEIKEVIVHGQTFQKMDNLRMLILDDYFRIGILRESKVSLASSLVSLPDSLKILSWKSFPQRSLPPDFCPKNLVRLVMPYCHLEQLWEEDQSLPKLKRLDLSYSEKLTRIPDLSQSPNIEEIILSHCPKLIKVHSSILLTKLTSLRLDRCYNLNSVTVPSNILSRSPGSINLSCCSNLEMFSTSQTPISYSPPSSSLIGPIFPHVKLGRQLQRGHSIEAHSATSENPSRSYYSRIFSITYWEADEEKEVTNNNIYLYDEMSEQLFEGVSLNFRSPKELCFLDLSNCSSLTIFPFDLSEMKFLKELYLSGCSKLEYFPEIEDTMENLAVLILDDTAIQALPSSLWRLVGLQQLSLRDCRNLEIIPSSIGSLTRLCKLDLTYCELLQSFPNTIFKLKLRNLDLCGCFKLRTFPEITEPTQTFTHINLTETAIKYLPSSFDNLVNLRSLQLNKCRDLESLPNSIVNLKHLCKLDCSGCAKLTEIPTHIGSLWSLMELSLSESGIVNLPESIAHLSSMILLDLSDCKNLECIPQIPLFLKQLVALDCTSIRRVMSNRNLSDSKEDVFIFHLTNAQQLDLGARANIEEDARLRMTHDAYTSVFFCFPASAIPHWFPFRSEGPSVTINEDLSFCSDGRLIGFALCVVFGVLDTNDINSRYSSFVYSLTFECDDDGTQIIPNSNVLDNYFPGRYSHRVLDKDHIFMWKFNLESLRGSSMNLRLCDARSFTFEIDYNFEFEWSDYVSFVTIKECGMCPLYSSESNVAESSR, from the exons ATGTTAGGAAGTTCTTCATCATTTCCAGTCTCTACTTCTACCACCAGCTATCATGTGTTTCTCAGCTTCAGAGGAGAAGACACGCGTAAAAACTTCATCAGTCACCTTTATGCAGCACTGCAAAGGAAACGCATCAAAGCATATATTGATGAGAGAGCACAAAAGGGCGAAGAAATTTCGCTTGCACTCCAAACTGCGATAGAAGAATCAAAGATCTATGTCCTGGTTTTCTCCGAAAACTATGCATCTTCCACGTGGTGCTTGAAGGAACTGACTATGATACTGAACTGCAAGAAGAGATATGGAAGGGACGTGATACCGGTTTTCTACAAAGTGGATCCATCAACTGTCAGGAAGCAGGAAGAAAGATACAAAGAAGCATTCGAAGAGCATGAACAGCTGTTTAAGGACGACATGGAGAAAGTGCAAGGATGGAAGGATGCTCTAACCGAAGCTGCTGGACTCTCCGGTTGGGATTCAAACGTTATCAG GTCAGAAAACACACTTGTTGAAGGAATTGTGGAAGATATTATGAGAAAATTGAATCTTTATTCCATTAGTTATAATCCAGGAACTATCGGCATTGAAAAACATATTGAAAGCATTCAGTTATTGATGCATTTTGAGTCATCAGATATTCGGATCATAGGAATTTGGGGCATGGGAGGAATAGGAAAAACTACAATTTCTGAACAAATATATCACACATTTACAATGCAATTTGATTCCAGAAGCCTTGTTTTAGACactcaagaaaaaataaaaagagatggAATAGACGCTgtcagaaaaaaatatatgccCGAGCTTCTAAATGAAGTACCATCCCTCAAAGGAATGAGGATTCTCATCATTCTTGATGATGTTACTGATTCGGTTCAACTTAAACAATTGCTAGGAAGGTGTGATAGTTTTGGACAAGGCAGTAGAATCATTATAACCAGTAGAGACAAACAAGTGTTAAAGAATGCTGGAGCTGATGACATCTACGAAGTTAAGGAGTTGAATTTTCCTGATTCTCTGAAACTTTTTAGTTTACATGCTTTTAAACAAAACTCTTCACAAGAAACAACGTACATGGACTTGGCAGAAGAGGTGTTGAGATATGCAAAAGGAATTCCATTAGTTCTCCAAATTTTGGGCTCATTACTTTACGGAAGAACAAGAGAAGCATGGGAAAGTCAGTtgcaaaagttgaaaaaaagccaacatcttaaaatttttaatgtattaaaattaagttatgatGGGCTTGATGACGAGGAAAAGAATATATTTCTTGACATCGCTTGCTTTAATAGGGGATACGAAGAGAGCCTGGTAATAGAAAGATTAGACGACTGTggtttttcttctaaaattggAATGGATGTTCTCAAAGATAGATGTCTAATATCTATCGTTAATGGTAGAATTGAAATGCATGATCTAATACAAGAAATGGGTCAAGAAATTGTTCGTCAGTGCCCTCAATATCCTGAAAAATGCAGTCGATTGTTTAAGGCTGACGAGATTCTTGAGGTTTTAAAAAAGAACAAG GGGTCAGATGCAATTCAGTGTATCTTACTAGATTTGGcagaaataaaagaagttaTAGTACATGGACAAACTTTCCAAAAGATGGATAATCTTAGGATGCTTATACTCGATGATTATTTTCGTATTGGAATTCTACGGGAATCCAAAGTGTCTCTTGCATCATCTCTTGTAAGTCTACCAGACTCTTTAAAGATTCTTTCTTGGAAAAGTTTCCCTCAAAGATCTTTACCACCAGACTTTTGCCCAAAAAATCTAGTGAGACTCGTAATGCCATACTGCCATCTTGAACAACTTTGGGAAGAAGATCAG AGTTTACCGAAGTTGAAAAGGCTCGACCTGAGTTATTCTGAGAAACTTACTAGAATACCAGACCTTTCCCAGTCACCAAATATTGAAGAAATAATTCTCAGTCATTGTCCAAAGTTGATTAAAGTTCACTCTTCCATATTACTCACCAAGCTCACTTCTTTACGTTTAGATAGATGTTATAATCTCAATAGTGTAACTGTTCCCAGCAATATTCTATCTAGATCACCAGGATCCATTAATCTTTCATGTTGTTCGAATCTTGAAATGTTTTCAACCAGTCAAACCCCAATATCTTATTCTCCACCATCGTCATCATTAATTGGTCCAATATTCCCTCATGTGAAACTGGGGCGTCAATTGCAACGTGGGCATTCCATAGAGGCGCACTCGGCTACAAGTGAAAATCCCTCAAGATCGTATTACAGTAGAATTTTCTCCATTACTTATTGGGAAGcggatgaagaaaaagaagtgactaataataatatatacctATATGATGAAATGTCGGAACAACTCTTTGAAGGTGTGTCCTTAAATTTTCGAAGTCCCAAGGAGCTCTGTTTCTTAGATCTCTCGAACTGTTCTTCCCTTACAATATTTCCATTTGACCTTTCTGAGATGAAATTCCTAAAGGAACTTTATCTCAGTGGTTGCTCAAAATTGGAATATTTCCCAGAGATTGAGGATACGATGGAAAATTTGGCGGTTCTAATCTTAGACGACACAGCCATACAGGCACTACCTTCATCCTTGTGGCGTTTGGTAGGGCTTCAACAACTGAGTTTGCGGGATTGCAGGAATCTTGAGATTATTCCATCTTCCATTGGAAGCCTCACCAGACTATGCAAGTTAGACCTTACCTACTGTGAATTACTTCAAAGTTTTCCAaacaccattttcaaattgaagTTGAGGAACCTTGATTTGTGTGGTTGCTTTAAGTTGAGGACCTTCCCAGAGATCACGGAGCCGACACAAACTTTTACTCATATAAATTTAACAGAAACGGCTATCAAATATCTGCCTTCCTCATTTGACAATTTGGTTAATCTTCGATCCCTGCAGCTCAACAAATGCAGGGATCTCGAATCACTCCCAAACTCCATTGTTAATCTAAAACATCTCTGTAAACTTGATTGTTCGGGGTGTGCCAAATTAACAGAAATCCCAACGCACATTGGTAGCCTCTGGTCATTAATGGAACTGTCACTGAGTGAGAGCGGAATCGTGAACCTTCCTGAAAGCATTGCTCATCTTTCAAGCATGATATTACTTGATTTAAGCGACTGCAAAAATCTTGAATGCATCCCACAGATTCCACTGTTTCTAAAACAACTGGTGGCATTGGATTGCACATCAATTAGAAGAGTGATGTCAAATCGAAACCTCTCAGATTCAAAGGAGGATGTCTTCATATTTCATTTGACCAATGCCCAACAACTGGATTTAGGTGCTCGTGCTAACATTGAGGAGGATGCAAGGCTCAGGATGACCCACGATGCATATACGTCTGTGTTCTTCTGTTTTCCAGCGAGTGCAATTCCTCATTGGTTTCCTTTTCGCAGCGAAGGACCTTCAGTGACTATAAATGAAGATTTAAGTTTCTGCAGCGATGGCAGGCTCATTGGTTTCGCTTTGTGTGTGGTTTTTGGAGTGTTAGATACGAATGATATTAATAGCAGATACAGTTCTTTTGTTTACAGCCTAACATTTGAATGTGATGATGATGGCACACAGATAATTCCAAATAGTAATGTGTTAGATAACTATTTCCCAGGGCGTTATAGTCACAGAGTCCTTGATAAAGATCACATATTTATGTGGAAATTTAACTTGGAGAGCCTAAGGGGGAGCAGCATGAACCTTAGGCTCTGTGATGCTCGCAGCTTCACTTTTGAGATCGATTAtaactttgagtttgagtggTCAGATTACGTCTCCTTTGTGACAATAAAAGAATGCGGAATGTGCCCTCTTTATAGCAGCGAAAGCAATGTTGCAGAATCTTCAAGGTAA